Proteins encoded in a region of the Ziziphus jujuba cultivar Dongzao chromosome 3, ASM3175591v1 genome:
- the LOC107435390 gene encoding uncharacterized protein LOC107435390: MDLDGDGRISISEYVEMSGKMGFKFCNNPNFFMELDRDGDGNLDFEEFMSLYYLIKSDRLVFCDGHGCGAFLKGVYFTCLHCFYREKKHTFDLCSSCFNGKNFRHNHATFLDNFALLRCMAVSCTHAKLRGYSQLEQSSGTSRLPSQGSGSTSFDEVKQTEEAILAVEFAVSVAKSIVEISNNACSVM; encoded by the exons ATGGATTTGGATGGAGATGGGAGAATAAGCATCAGCGAGTACGTGGAGATGTCTGGGAAGATGGGCTTCAAATTCTGCAACAATCCGAACTTCTTCATGGAGCTTGACAGAGACGGAGATGGAAACCTGGATTTCGAGGAGTTTATGAGCTTATACTATCTGATCAAGAGTGATAGGCTGGTCTTCTGCGACGGCCATGGATGTGGAGCTTTTCTCAAAGGAGTCTACTTCACTTGCCTCCACTGCTTCTACCGAGAAAAGAAACATACTTTCGATCTCTGCTCGTCGTGCTTCAATGGCAAGAATTTCCGCCATAACCATGCAACTTTTTTGGATAATTTCGCCTTGCTGCGTTGCATGGCTGTAAGCTGCACT CATGCAAAACTAAGAGGGTACTCTCAGTTGGAGCAATCTAGTGGTACTTCTAGACTACCCAGTCAAGGAAGCGGCTCTACAAGTTTTGATGAG GTGAAGCAAACGGAGGAAGCAATTTTAGCAGTTGAGTTTGCAGTTAGCGTTGCAAAATCCATTGTCGAGATTAGCAATAATGCATGTAGCGTGATGTAG
- the LOC107435389 gene encoding uncharacterized protein LOC107435389, translating to MEEIHETAKAYYNNLAENQKQNANKMFLSMDLNGDGSVSISEYVEKLGKMGFKSCNNPKFFMELDRNGDGNLDFEEFLTLYYLIKGDRLVFCDGHGCGAFLKGVYFACLHCFYREMKNTFDLCSSCFNGKNFRHNHANFLDNFALLRCMAASCTHVKPSGYSQLEHSSRRLRSSTSTLPSQGSGSTSSNQMKKMEKASAAFEMRFSIAETIVEISNNGCSIM from the exons ATGGAAGAAATACATGAAACTGCAAAAGCCTATTACaacaatttggctgaaaatcaaaaacaaaatgccAATAAAATGTTTCTATCAATGGATTTGAATGGAGATGGGAGTGTAAGCATCAGCGAGTACGTTGAGAAACTGGGGAAGATGGGCTTCAAATCCTGCAACAACCCCAAATTCTTCATGGAGCTTGACAGAAATGGAGATGGAAACCTTGATTTCGAGGAGTTTCTAACCTTATACTATCTTATCAAGGGTGATAGGCTGGTATTCTGCGACGGCCATGGATGTGGAGCTTTTCTTAAAGGAGTGTACTTCGCTTGCCTCCACTGCTTCTATCGCGAAATGAAAAATACTTTCGATCTTTGCTCGTCGTGCTTCAACGGCAAGAATTTTCGCCATAACCATGCAAACTTTTTGGATAATTTTGCTTTGCTGCGTTGCATGGCTGCAAGCTGCACC CATGTAAAGCCAAGCGGGTATTCTCAGTTGGAGCATTCTAGTAGAAGATTAAGATCTAGTACTTCTACGCTACCTAGTCAAGGAAGTGGCTCTACAAGTTCTAATCAG atgaagaaaatggagaaagcAAGTGCAGCATTTGAGATGCGATTTAGCATTGCAGAAACCATTGTCGAGATTAGCAACAATGGGTGTAGCATTATGTAG
- the LOC107435394 gene encoding uncharacterized protein LOC107435394: MEEIREAAIAYYNNLSHDLKCKAYNMFLAMDSNGDDKISMDEYMQNFSQLGLKLNANPRFFMELDRNGDGILDFEEFLSLYYLIRSGRFVFCDGHGCGAFLKGLYFTCSDCFSISQNTFDLCSSCFNTRNYYHHHDTIFDNFTLFRCMAGYRTRVAQAQTQWQTQTYHQVQPAGPSQMGQCSTTQGSISALSAPGGSSRSASGTIKEVTEVVGDIKQLVNFAQNIIDICSIM, encoded by the exons ATGGAAGAGATTCGTGAAGCAGCTATAGCTTACTACAACAATCTATCACACGATCTAAAATGCAAAGCCTATAATATGTTCTTAGCAATGGATTCGAATGGAGATGATAAGATAAGCATGGATGAATATATGCAGAATTTCAGTCAATTGGGTCTCAAATTGAATGCCAATCCAAGATTCTTCATGGAGCTTGATAGAAATGGAGATGGTATTTTGGATTTTGAAGAATTTCTGAGTTTGTACTATCTTATTAGGAGTGGGAGGTTTGTTTTTTGTGACGGCCATGGATGTGGAGCTTTTCTTAAAGGACTTTATTTCACTTGCTCTGACTGCTTCTCTATCTCACAGAATACTTTCGATCTATGCTCTTCTTGCTTCAATACTAGGAATTACTATCACCACCATGACACCATTTTCGATAATTTTACTTTGTTTCGGTGTATGGCTGGGTACCGCACAAGGGTAGCACAAGCACAAACGCAATGGCAAACACAAACATATCATCAG GTGCAGCCAGCTGGACCGTCTCAGATGGGACAATGTTCTACTACTCAAGGTAGTATTTCTGCACTCTCTGCTCCAGGAGGATCTAGCCGCTCTGCATCT GGCACAATCAAGGAAGTTACTGAAGTAGTGGGTGACATAAAGCAACTCGTAAATTTCGCTCAAAACATCATTGATATATGCAGCATAATGTAa